The Gordonia terrae genome contains the following window.
CGGGGATTAACACGCACCTGGGCATCACGACCGAGGGTTTTCCCAACCTGTTTTTCCTCCTCGGACCCAACACGGGCCTCGGCCACAACTCAGTGGTGTTCATGATCGAGCAACAGATCAAATACATCATGAAGGCCATCGACACAGTAGAAAGCCGAGGCGCTGAGAAGGTTGACGTACGCCCGTCCGTGCAAGAACAGTTCAACACCGACATCCAGCGGAAGCTGGCCAAGGGAGTGTGGACCAACGGCGGCTGCACGAGTTGGTATCTCGACTCGCAGGGCGTCAACCGGACCGTGTGGCCGGGCTTCACATGGCAGTACTGGCGCGCCACGAAAGATTTCGAGCCCGCCGAGTACGACATCGCCTGAGCCCGAACGCACGGAGAGACACGATTCGAAGAGATGGTGGGACGACGGTGAGCAGTTCTAATCGGCATGACTATACCGGCAAGGTGGCAGTGATCACCGGTGCCGCGTCAGGGATCGGTCGGTCTCTGGCACTCCAGTTGGCGGAGCGAGGTGCCGCACTGGCACTGTCCGACATTGATGAGATGCACTTGAAGGAGACTGCAGAACTTTGCCGCACCACGCATGGGGCAACGGTAACCGCCGCCGTACTAGACGTTGCGGACCGCGCTGCTTTTCAGGACTATGCCGACGGAGTGCGGTCAGAGTCGGGCCACGTCGACATGGTGTTCAACAACGCCGGCGTGGCCTTGGGCGTCGACGTGGTCGACATGAGCTGGGAAGACTTCGACTGGCTCATGGGCATCAACTTTGGCGGAGTCGTTAACGGGTCGAAGGCGTTTCTGCCTCACCTGATCGCGTCCGGGGACGGACATCTCATTAACACGTCGAGCGTCTTCGGCTTGATCGGAATCCCCAGCCAAAGCGCCTATAATGCCGCGAAATTCGGCGTCAGAGGCTTCACCGAGGCGCTCCGACAGGAGATGAAAATCAGTCGATACCCGGTCACAGTGACATGTGTGCACCCGGGGGGTGTAAAAACCAACATCGTCAACAATGCCCGAGGCGTTTCCGCCATGGGGGCAGACACCGCGACTGTCGCCTCGCTGTTCGACAGGATCGCACGAAGCACCCCGGATAAAGCAGCGGCGACAATCCTCAAAGGTATGGACAAGAAGAGAGCGCGAGTGCTGATCGGTGCGGACGCCCGCGGTTTCGACTTCGTGGCACGGGTGATCGGTCCCCGCTACCAGGACATCG
Protein-coding sequences here:
- a CDS encoding SDR family NAD(P)-dependent oxidoreductase, coding for MSSSNRHDYTGKVAVITGAASGIGRSLALQLAERGAALALSDIDEMHLKETAELCRTTHGATVTAAVLDVADRAAFQDYADGVRSESGHVDMVFNNAGVALGVDVVDMSWEDFDWLMGINFGGVVNGSKAFLPHLIASGDGHLINTSSVFGLIGIPSQSAYNAAKFGVRGFTEALRQEMKISRYPVTVTCVHPGGVKTNIVNNARGVSAMGADTATVASLFDRIARSTPDKAAATILKGMDKKRARVLIGADARGFDFVARVIGPRYQDIAAPLTRAGYAVARRQGILK